The genomic window aaaatataataaaatacgTCAGATATTTATCAATTAGTTATTgagtaattttatatataaaaacgaaaaagaaaagaagaaaaagtagCTCTCAACGCAAGATACAAATTTAGACAAGAATCAAAATATGATTTTGAGAATGAGGTTTTATctcataaggaaaaaaaaaggaaaaaaaaaaagttttgcaATGAGCACCATGTAATCCCAATTACCATCATTATACTAATATAATAATGCAACTAATACCATTTCTTCCTCAAATAAAAAGGGATAATACCATTTCTTACTAATATAATAGTGCAACTAATACCATTTCTTAGCATTGAGATATTTCATAaccaaattttctttttttactttattgtataattaatgtatcgAACTTATGTAAATACATTATTTATGCAATAAGCTTAGAAATgtgaaatttgtttataaaatatcatggaCGGAGTAGTGGACTTGGATTTTCTACAGCTCTCAGTCGTCTGATTTAAATCGACGATTGAGATCGTTTTACTGTGTAAtttaaaaatgcaatttagaCTGTCCGATCTCAAATCAATAGTTGATATTCATTACTACGTGAAAGGTCAACAACAGACAATCATCGTCCGCATATAGTTGTACTTAAAGCATTCATAATGGAGCACTCCaattttgagtacttaaatgggtcTCGCATGGACACATCactaatttactattttttcataatagtacctaataggtactcaacccctccaatggagcacttcttaaaaagtaaagttctaaaatgggtcccatcaataaccTCACATtattacaataacttattatttaattatctattttataatataaattgattgaatgataaaattacaaaattagtatgtactatttttttaataattcgaaaaaataattaaaattcgaaatttaatttaaaataatattaccaaattttaagaattacacaattaaaaaataatttaaaataacattacataattttaagaattacacaattaaaaaataatttaaaataatattacataatttcaaaaattgtgcttttgtgatgtaccaaaaaaaattgttatttttataaatattcattaattcaaattgaatatataaaataaagtgggtcccatgaaaaaatattttaatgaaaaataacatgGGTCCAAGAGGAGAGAGTTTTCTTATTTTAGAAGTGGTACCTAATAGATACTCAAATTGGTGGTACTccaataatagtacctaataggtactacaccattggagatggtcttagaGGTAAGAATAAGCCGAACAGAAttagaatatattttatttttggtaacttttttttatttaaataaactcGTAGAAAAAACTTAAACTAGACTATATACTTCTATAAAACCACATTTTCTTTATCAATTACTCTAGTGATTAAAACTTCATTAAagtaattgtaaaaaaaaaaaaaaaaacttcatcaaAGTAATTAAATAGAAGTATATTATCTGAACCCCGATCCCAACATATTACCTAGAATATTCCTATCACTGCATtatattcaaaattcaattcaCAGAGTACTTATTATGTACAACTTTGTAGGCATTGTCatacataaatataatataaataatatataaaaaccaatatctaattataatattagtattaataaataaaactttGTTGTTAAATAAGACTCTCTGTCTCTGTCTCTGTTTTTCTCTTTTGAAGGAAAATTGGTTACAAACACATTCTTTTCATTTTACTCTTTCACTTCTACGATCTTCACCTTCAATTCAACCTCACTTTCTTCATTGGCACACATCAActtcttatcttttttttaggGTTCCTTTCATTCTCTCAATTTGCTTCAATTTTCTTCACTCTGCTTTGCTCAATTCTTGCTGAACCAACTCTATCTATTCAGGGTAAGACTCATTACTATTTGATTCTTGATTGGATTTTAATTGAATTCTTAAttggattttaatttgattctttaTTGGATTATTGGGTTGAGTTCAATTATTTGAAATGATGATGAATTCAGtagtaaaaattgattttttttcatcaaattaaATAACTGCTTTTTTTGGGTTAGGTACTGCTTTTGATTTTTACCTTATTTGGAAATCAGTTCAACCTAGTTCTATTTTTGTATTGAAATAAATTCTGaaaaagggtattttttttagattctgATTGATTTTTCAGCTCTGAATTTCAAGGTTGTGATTGATTTTTCATCAACCCAATGGAGCATTTTTTTCATTACTTTCAAaaagttttgaaattttaacCAATGAGGCACAAAACACGTTGTTTCGTTATAATTGGCACAAAGAATAGATTAAACAATGCATTTTTTTGGGTTTCttcaattgttgttttttttggaCTTGTTTGGAAATTCTTTACTCACAAGTGAACAATTCTTTTTCTTTGCTGATTTTCagcttctctctctctctcttgttcattttttttatccaaaaatatctttttctttAAGCTACTTTACCTTAAAGAAGTTCTCATTcatatttgatttgtttgtgtTGTTGATGTAATGAGGAGCACGAGTGAAAGATAGATAGAGTCATGCATGTTGTTGTAATCTTTTGAAACCTTTTTCTTCTCTTGTTATTGTTACAATGAAATGTTGACACGGACCAAAATTGTCATGTTTCATGTCATTCTTGTGATTTGGTTTCTTTTATGTCTATATCTTTATCAACCTAAGGCCTCTATTGCTTGTGAATTTTTGGCAAAGAAAAATAGCATATAACTTTTGACTTCAGCAGAAAACTGTCAGAGCAAAGGACAAGGTTAGTTAGGTAAATTTTAGGttcttattattaattatatgacTTTTAGATTATGAAATAGGGACCTTACAAATAAAGAACTAGGAACCAATAATTCTGCTGAAAAATggccaaaagaaaaaaagtaagaaGAATCAATGCAGCTGAATAAAATAttgtgttaatattttttatataataataacatggATGGACTATGGATAGTTCTAGTATAGTTTTTAGTTATGCAGCTCGTGAGTAGCCTACTTTATTGGTTGgcatttaataattttcatGTCTTGATGGCTTTTTTACCATTAATTTCTTTTGTAAGTTGTAAGTGTTTTCTAAACTCTCTTTGAGCTTAATTGATTATCATTGTCACTAGATAGTGGATACATTTTTGAAACTGTTATTCCTTATCAGTTTGTTATTCAATTTGTGAAGCTTGATGTCTGATACAATTCAAACTTATTGTAATCACAGAAACATAAGATACTTGGAGGTGATTCACTGCGATTTGTTTGTACGGGCAGGTAAAGTACTCAGGACATGGGCTGCATCGTGTCCTCACCAAAGGATTCTGGTGGAAATAGAAGGAGGCCGGGGAGTATTGGAGATGTTTCTGTCTATATTCCCGGTCTGAGAATTCCTAAACCTGTTGATTTTACGCAGTCACTTGGTGATTATTTGTCGAAGAGCATAGTGGAACGCTTATCTGCTCTTAGAACTCGTATAGTTGTAATGGCTGGCCAAGAAGGTCCTACAATtacaagaacaaaaagaaaaagtgcaACTCAACATGGTTAGTGTTAACAAGGAGAAATCAAatcttttataataaatatgTTGCTCGTATTTGATGCATAACTAAATTTCGTCTTTAGGAGGCTCAACACTAGCTGATCTTCTACAAGCTCTTGAAGACTACTTACCAGTACTTTTGGGATTAGTAAAAGATGGTAAAGCATGTTTTCGTCAATTTGAACTTGATGCAATTTCTCTCCACAACATGTCTTGATTAATAGCTTATCTTTATTGTGCAGGAAGTCATTTACAATACAAAGTACAATTTGTTTGGGTGAATCAAGAAGATGAGGCAGAGGTAGTTTagattctaattttttttccattgttAGTTTGCCTTATATGCAGGATTTATAACCAATTTTTTCTGACTTTCTACTTTTCCCCCCTCTTTTGATGTGATCGACACTTGCAGGAAACAGCCATGTCTAATGCATGGTATGAAGTGTTATCAGTCTTGCACTTGATGGCAACACTATTGCTATCACAGGCTAATTTATTACTTCTTCCAAGAACATCCACCGATGGTTATCAGCCAAAAGTATCAGAAGGTGAGTAATACCGAATAAATTTTGGTGCTTGTCAACACATTTCTTGTTACCTGTCCGAAAAgcttattgtttattttattacacaacaaaaatgtattttatcaGCGAAAAGCTTAGGCCTTCAATTGAAACCACAACTTCTTGTTGTTTTGAGGAATGGTATTTTTATCTCCTTTTTGTGCCTATCACTATGTCTTGTCATGGTTGTGGGATCCTACCAGTAAGCTTGACCCGACACGCATACACAGCATATGCTGTAAATATTTCATCTTCAGATCTATGTTTTTTATGTTGACAGAATAATATGAACGTACAAAGCTGGCTATAACTTTATTCAACTCTTGGTCATATATGGCAATAGCTGATATACTGgaaaacatattttttgttgtttggtATGGTAGTATGCTATAGAACCTTGTTTCTAACGAAGTGTCTTCGTTGGTTCCGTTTGTGTATATCTCTTCTGCTGTGAAgttttaaactttttataattattactTGTTACGAACAGAAAATCGACGAGCCTCTGTTGATATCTTCTTAAAGTCGGCTGGATATCTTGATTGTGCTGTCAGGCATGTTCTTCCACAGTTGCCTGCTGAGCTCAGGTTAGtacatataaaatgcaacaAATTGACTGTCGCGGCATTATGTGTAATCTAAACAACCatcttcattatttttcttcaaattattaCTCTTCTCACTGTTGGTTCTGATTTTAGGAGAAATTTACCGGTAGACCTTGCGGAAGGAGTTCTTCGAGCACTTTGTCTACAAACATTGGGACAGGTATTAATGTTTTACTTTGTATGGACCTACCAAATAAATTGCTTTACATTTTGTTGTTCATTACACATGCTCAAATTGGAATGCACCTAGAAGATGATTAAGAAATGGAAATATCATATTTATGGCTAAAAAAACCAATGTATCTTGTAACCATTTTTATCACTGAGTTATGTTGATTATTCAAGTAATTGACTACTCGAAAACACTTTGGTAGGGTTTATTTATGTATCTATTCTTGGAATTGAGATAGGACTAGGTACTTTTCATAGAGGCTTCGGTGCCATGTCACATGCCAACAGTCCAAACATGATTTAAAATTGATTCCTACATGCTTAGGCTGTCAAAgatagtttttataattttcccTCAAGCGAAAGACCACTAACATGAAATACTGTTGGAAACTATTCTATTCAATACTGTCAAAGATCGTCCTAGC from Trifolium pratense cultivar HEN17-A07 linkage group LG1, ARS_RC_1.1, whole genome shotgun sequence includes these protein-coding regions:
- the LOC123907836 gene encoding uncharacterized protein LOC123907836, encoding MGCIVSSPKDSGGNRRRPGSIGDVSVYIPGLRIPKPVDFTQSLGDYLSKSIVERLSALRTRIVVMAGQEGPTITRTKRKSATQHGGSTLADLLQALEDYLPVLLGLVKDGSHLQYKVQFVWVNQEDEAEETAMSNAWYEVLSVLHLMATLLLSQANLLLLPRTSTDGYQPKVSEENRRASVDIFLKSAGYLDCAVRHVLPQLPAELRRNLPVDLAEGVLRALCLQTLGQGVDIQLGMAIDSTKATLAVKRRLACEMVKYWQQAQDNIMNLPLANGWGEKHRLYVKWKYIESKAAAYYYHGLILDEGNTEKSHGMAVAALQAADEYFKESKKLCEAFNAATPLSRNPPLWGTMKYLSEKIPKDTSSKVRVNRDLYTPERIMETAPTLPDFALALKPDDYQLPQVSPSWSTENVKGGSPNHLKG